The Zeugodacus cucurbitae isolate PBARC_wt_2022May chromosome 4, idZeuCucr1.2, whole genome shotgun sequence genome includes the window tttttgtttaaaatatttattttattttattgtatatgcagtacacaatattttttaacaaatgaaatatgaattttcgaTAATTAGATTATAAATGCTTCCCCGTCATAAGCATAACGATGATGAATTACATATTAGCTGAATCATTTAAGACGCACCCAAGGCAACCTCGCCTTATTCTCTAATGACTAACACAAGCAAAATGTTTAACTAATTTCTTACATAATATTATGCCAACTCAAGTGTGGCATAGTATAGCAAATTAAACCAGTTCGTTTACCTTCTCCTCAGTTGCTCATCCATCATTGAATGCGGCTTGCATTGAAAGcctcaaaaaatatacatatgtacgagtatatcgaAAGTAGATAAAAACGTCAGAACTGTAAAAATTCATGGCCAGAAATAGAATACCAAATGATAAATTGAATGCTGCTTCATGCACAGCAGGCGTTAAATGTTGAACAGAACAGTTACAATGGGTATTTCAAAATTGATTGTGGGCGCTGTCAACAATTCTATTTCCTGCCTGCCACAATTTGTGGCAGAGCGATTAGCTAGCGGGCAAATAATCGCTCttacattttaatataattataaccaAGACGAGATAATATTCTCtgctatttttttatgaagttttgatttcatttatgtatatggtTCATGGTTCATCGTTCTTAGGAGACGCTGTGAAAACCGCTGACGAATATTCTTTTTCTTTATGCTTCACTGCTCTGCTTGAGCTGTCCTAATTGATCAGTCTTTATGAATTCGTTTGATTATTGTGGTCATTTATATTAATGTGATTATCTTCTTTGCTTGATGTtgataatgaattaaatttgcCATTCAGCACACACCTTCTgccaaaatgagcaaaatcattAATCAAACGCTCTTTGGAATTATTTCTTTGGATCTTATTTCTAAGTTTAGCTCTTTAAGTTATATGACAcacttttgtattattttttcggtgttattatatttattgcacaaattttaaagctaatattttttctaaatttctacAACAATTAGTAAGGTACAAAGTATATGTCTTAATGAATTCGACCACAAGCCGACATTTCAGCTAATTACGCATAATACATTATAGTATTTACCGTTTTTactacaaaaaatcataaacgGCACAAGTGTTCAGACTCATTAAAACAATTCGGACTCATTTTGGTTCTGTATATCTCAACGTGCTCAGTTTACAGCTGTCGTGCGCGCACCTGTTGATCGGCCAACTCTTCGGGTGTTGGGTGTGCGCGGATGTACTCGATTGCGCGTTGTATGTGTGCGGGCACCGGTGGTGGCGTGGGGAGCACATCCGATTGCGGCTGATAGCCATTCTCATCGGCTGCGTAAATAATTTGCACGAATTTGCCTTCCGGCGAGTAGTGACGGAAATATCCCTGAGCATACTGTCCACCTACGCCATCCTCGCGATGTTCGGCGCCATTCGATTGGGCAATGTCGAAACTGTAGGAGCCATCGATGTTCACTTGGCTGGTATAACGGGTTATAGTGGAGTCAGCGTTTCCTTGCACCGTAGCCAACAGGGCAGTAATGACGAAGGAGATTAGCAACATCTGCGAAAAAGTAAAGCAGAGATGATAATATTACATTACAGAATTTTAATATAATCTATTCCGCATTGATATTTTGATAATTCAATTTAGTATTTTACGGATATATTCAGCATTACCTTTAAAGTAATTAGTAATAATAACGGAAAGTATTCTAAATTAATCAAAGCTATATAAAGGGTTAGGGACAGCGAACGACGAGCTACGtcaaatttatggtcgtcatattcgtcctgtcagatcaacaattgagcgtctagtgagaaaatttgaagtaaaaatgttcccgtgccagtgagacaaagaagtgtccCCAGTGTCAAGAATATTGCTGCCTCTAgcacatcaattgaggaagactcaCATCattctctcacacgtcgttcgcaaatgttgggcatctctgtgacgtcgtagTTGCAAATGTTGCGAAGAGATCTTGACCTATATCCTTACAAGATTGACGCAAGacctgaagccgcttgaccatcATAATCGTCGGATGTTCGTGATTtgagctgagcaacaacttgaaaattatccgGATTTTCACCGAGTAATCATCTTCAgagctcatttctggttgattggcttcgtcaataagaaAATATGCGTTATGGGTCAGGCAGCAATTCACACGTACTTCAATGGTGGTGTGGTGCAGTTTATGGGCCGGCAGCGTCATTGGGTCGTA containing:
- the LOC105214391 gene encoding larval cuticle protein 4, with the protein product MCKIMLLISFVITALLATVQGNADSTITRYTSQVNIDGSYSFDIAQSNGAEHREDGVGGQYAQGYFRHYSPEGKFVQIIYAADENGYQPQSDVLPTPPPVPAHIQRAIEYIRAHPTPEELADQQVRARQL